One Cicer arietinum cultivar CDC Frontier isolate Library 1 chromosome 8, Cicar.CDCFrontier_v2.0, whole genome shotgun sequence DNA segment encodes these proteins:
- the LOC105852669 gene encoding LOW QUALITY PROTEIN: beta-galactosidase 13-like (The sequence of the model RefSeq protein was modified relative to this genomic sequence to represent the inferred CDS: inserted 1 base in 1 codon) — MMLTESKGFLVTTLVAFLALLAVVNCVEKGVTYDGRSLIINGQRMLLFSGSVHYPRSPPEMWPDIFKKAKQGGLNVIQTYVFWNTHEPVHGQYNFEGNYDLIKFIKMIGNHDMYXTLRVGPFIEAEWNYGELPIWLREVPNITVRSDSQPFMYHMQKFTKMIIKKLRDEKLFSSQGGPIILSQIENEYTAVQHAYKENGARYIQWAANMAVGLGTGVPWIMCKQLNAPAGPVISTCNGRYCGDTFAGPNSPNKPTLWTENWTAQYRAFGDPPSVRTVEDIAFSVARFFSKKGTLTNYYMYYGGTNFGRTSSSFVTTQYYDEAPIDEYGLPREPKWGHLRDLHADLKLCQKALLWGTPSTQKLGEDLESRTYEGQGNACAAFLSNNNTVLAATAEFRGDKYHLPPRSISILLDCKRVVYNTNGSIVSQYNARNYKKSKIASKLQWTMAKEKIPTLDVSQLKSMEPLEHFSTTKDTTDYLWFMTSIKLDQGDLPFRKTKNVVLEVSSLGHLLHAFVNGEYIGNVHGNNLAKSFIFKKPISLRPGVNNISILGATVGYPDSGSYLEHRVAGTGVRTVSLHGLNSGTVELSYSGWWHKIGLEGEKLNIFTEQGSHRFEWTKVNKGPALALTWYKTNFDAPEGNNPVAIQMETMSKGMIWVNGKSIGRYWSSYLSPLGKPSQPIYHIPRAFLRPKNNLLVILEEMGGKLDGIEILTVNRDTICSIVGEDYPPNVETWSRDKGVIRTNVNTPRPTANLVCLDNKIITQVDFASYGDPVGSCGHFLLGKCNAQISQKIVEQYCLGKKKCTVPVDKNIFDKHGNTCPGSSKTLAIQAHCGRKNVRVRESHSS; from the exons ATGATGTTGACTGAGAGCAAAGGCTTTTTGGTCACTACTCTTGTTGCATTTTTGGCTCTTTTAGCAGTTGTCAATTGTGTAGAAAAGGGTGTGACTTATGATGGTAGGTCATTGATTATCAATGGTCAAAGGATGCTTCTATTCTCTGGTTCTGTTCATTATCCTCGTAGTCCTCCTGAG ATGTGGCCAGACATTTTCAAGAAAGCCAAACAAGGAGGGCTCAATGTGATTCAAACTTATGTTTTTTGGAACACTCATGAACCGGTGCATGGCCAA TACAATTTTGAAGGAAATTAtgatttaatcaaatttataaagatGATTGGAAATCATGATATGT GAACACTTAGAGTTGGGCCATTCATTGAGGCTGAATGGAATTATGG AGAATTACCAATATGGCTAAGAGAAGTTCCCAACATTACTGTCAGATCAGATAGTCAACCATTCATG TACCATATGCAAAAATTCACCAAAATGATCATAAAGAAGCTGAGGGATGAGAAGCTTTTTTCCTCACAAGGAGGTCCAATTATTCTGTCACAG ATTGAAAATGAGTACACAGCTGTTCAACATGCATACAAAGAAAATGGCGCAAGATATATCCAATGGGCAGCTAACATGGCTGTGGGGCTAGGTACTGGAGTTCCATGGATCATGTGCAAGCAATTAAATGCACCAGCAGGTCCAGTG ATAAGTACTTGCAATGGAAGGTACTGTGGAGATACATTTGCTGGCCCAAATAGCCCAAACAAACCTACTTTATGGACTGAGAATTGGACAGCACA ATACCGAGCATTTGGAGACCCTCCATCTGTAAGAACAGTTGAAGATATTGCATTTTCTGTTGCTCGTTTCTTCTCAAAGAAAGGCACACTTACTAACTATTACATG TATTATGGTGGAACAAATTTTGGCAGAACATCATCTTCTTTCGTGACAACTCAATACTATGATGAAGCTCCTATTGATGAATATG GTCTGCCAAGGGAACCAAAATGGGGTCACCTTAGAGACTTGCATGCTGATTTAAAACTTTGTCAAAAAGCTTTGCTATGGGGAACTCCATCAACACAAAAATTGGGTGAAGATTTAGAG AGTAGAACTTATGAAGGGCAAGGAAATGCATGTGCTGCTTTTTTATCCAACAACAACACCGTTTTGGCTGCAACTGCGGAATTCAGGGGTGATAAGTATCACCTTCCTCCACGGTCTATAAGCATACTTCTGGACTGCAAAAGAGTTGTATACAACACGAATGGTAGT ATTGTTTCACAATACAATGCAAGAAACTATAAGAAATCAAAGATTGCTAGTAAACTCCAATGGACAATGGCTAAAGAGAAAATTCCTACTCTAGATGTTTCTCAACTTAAATCAATGGAGCCTTTAGAGCACTTCAGCACAACCAAGGATACCACTGACTATCTATGGTTTATGACAAG TATAAAATTAGACCAAGGTGACTTGCCCTTTAGAAAAACGAAAAATGTGGTTCTTGAAGTATCATCTCTTGGTCATCTTTTGCATGCATTTGTCAATGGTGAATATATAGGAAATGTTC ATGGAAACAACTTAGCAAAGAGTTTTATCTTCAAAAAACCAATATCCTTGAGGCCAGGAGTTAATAACATATCAATCTTGGGAGCAACTGTTGGATACCCT GATAGTGGGTCTTACTTGGAGCACAGGGTTGCCGGAACGGGAGTTCGCACAGTGTCACTGCATGGCCTTAACAGTGGTACCGTTGAGCTGTCATACAGTGGATGGTGGCATAAG ATAGGTTTAGAAGGTGAAAAGCTCAACATTTTCACAGAGCAAGGTTCTCACAGGTTTGAATGGACCAAAGTTAACAAGGGACCAGCTCTTGCTCTAACATGGTACAAG ACTAACTTTGATGCTCCTGAAGGAAATAATCCTGTTGCCATTCAAATGGAAACTATGTCCAAAGGAATGATTTGGGTGAATGGGAAAAGCATTGGTCGTTACTGGTCATCATACCTCTCTCCTCTAGGAAAACCTTCTCAACCAAT TTATCACATTCCAAGGGCATTCTTGCGGCCAAAGAATAATCTTCTGGTTATATTAGAGGAAATGGGAGGAAAACTAGATGGTATAGAGATCCTAACCGTCAATAGAGACACAATTTGCAGCATAGTAGGGGAAGATTATCCACCAAATGTAGAGACATGGAGCAGAGATAAGGGTGTGATAAGGACCAATGTAAACACTCCAAGACCAACTGCAAACTTGGTGTGTTTGGACAACAAAATTATTACTCAAGTGGATTTTGCAAGTTATGGTGATCCAGTGGGAAGCTGTGGACATTTCCTCCTTGGAAAATGCAATGCCCAAATTAGCCAGAAGATTGTGGAACAG TACTGCTTGGGAAAGAAAAAGTGTACAGTGCCTGTAGACAAGAACATTTTTGATAAGCATGGAAATACTTGTCCAGGAAGTTCAAAGACTCTAGCAATTCAAGCGCACTGCGGCCGTAAAAATGTGCGAGTGAGAGAGTCTCACTCAAGTTAG
- the LOC101508512 gene encoding rac-like GTP-binding protein RHO1 — protein sequence MSASRFIKCVTVGDGAVGKTCLLISYTSNTFPTDYVPTVFDNFSANVVVNGSIVNLGLWDTAGQEDYNRLRPLSYRGADVFILAFSLISKASYENVSKKWIPELKHYAPGVPIILVGTKLDLRDDKQFCIDHPGAVPITTAQGEELRKLINAPAYIECSSKTQENVKAVFDAAIRVVLQPPKQKKKKGKAQKACSIL from the exons atgagcGCTTCTAGGTTTATAAAGTGTGTCACTGTTGGTGATGGAGCTGTTGGAAAAACTTGTTTGCTTATTTCTTATACCAGCAACACTTTCCCCACG GATTATGTGCCGacagtttttgacaatttcagtGCAAATGTGGTTGTTAATGGAAGCATTGTCAATCTGGGTTTGTGGGACACTGCTG GACAAGAGGATTATAATAGATTAAGACCTTTGAGTTACCGTGGTGCCGATGTTTTCATATTGGCTTTCTCTCTCATAAGCAAGGCCAGTTATGAAAATGTCTCCAAAAAG TGGATTCCAGAGTTGAAGCATTATGCACCTGGTGTCCCCATAATTCTGGTTGGCACAAAGCTTG ATCTTCGGGATGATAAGCAGTTCTGCATAGACCATCCTGGTGCCGTTCCAATTACCACAGCTCAG GGAGAAGAGCTGAGGAAGCTGATTAATGCACCAGCTTACATTGAATGCAGTTCAAAAACACAGGAG AACGTGAAGGCGGTTTTTGATGCAGCCATAAGAGTTGTCCTTCAACCACCAAAgcagaagaaaaagaagggtAAAGCACAAAAGGCCTGTTCAATATTGTAA